From the genome of Cinclus cinclus chromosome 12, bCinCin1.1, whole genome shotgun sequence, one region includes:
- the LOC134048673 gene encoding semaphorin-3D-like, with protein sequence MRAAPGHWLPLATLLLCLLLQQLGSSRAWRQHAPRLRLTYKDLLKSNSSRLLLASGDGMDYQALLVDEDRAWLMVGAKNHIFLLHLDHPSREPEKIFWPAPKEQVKHCQLAGRNVETECANFIRLLQPFNQSHVFACGTGSYQPVCAFIQLGARGKGSRAPRMQLMTHSLESGRGRCPYSPHEPFTGLLLGGELYSGTSSDFMGSSAAFFRTWVHGAEQSYIRTEQNQDHWLHEPTFIGAYAIPDTYNPHDDKVYIFFRETAMEAGQWERRHIHARVARVCKNDVGGKRSLINRWSTFLKARLVCSIPGPQGTETHFDQLEDIFLLHTRDPQNPLVFGLFTVSSGVFSGSAVCIYSMAAVRAAFSGPFAHKEGFDYRWVEYKGRVPYPRPGTCPSETYDPLLQSTKDFPDELISFMRSHQLMWEPVYPQGRQPVLVRVNVPYRLRRLLVHRLDTESRDYDVLFLGTDDGKILKVALAGGVSRGPEVISLEEISVTKVPSPILDMKLSPKRQELFVSSTHGLLQLSLYRCELYGRTCTDCCLARDPYCTWDSKSCAPQLLTEKKRARCQDVLEADPLSQCQDTAEGTAVAEKVVFGVEKNSTFLECVARSPQITVRWLVRRGEETAPSEVRNNGHFLVLEQGLLIRQLAREDMGTYECQAVERSFSRPLTRYTLRVVGHEATELPPHKRSKGVEPGGTHQSPRPRTDLHPGSKGFPRALGAPGTSLDAYCNALRLQERQRQRAWHKWQHPSPDSKNGRVRRHPQRP encoded by the exons ACCTGCTGAAATCCAACAGCTCTCGCCTGCTGCTGGCCtcaggggatgggatggattACCAAGCCCTCCTGGTGGATGAAGACAGGGCCTGGCTGATGGTGGGAGCAAAAAATCATATCTTCCTTCTCCACCTGGACCATCCCAGCAGGGAGCCTGAGAAG ATTTTCTGGCCAGCCCCCAAGGAGCAGGTCAAGCACTgccagctggcagggaggaaTGTGGAG ACCGAGTGTGCCAACTTCATCCGCCTCCTCCAGCCCTTCAACCAGAGCCACGTGTTTGCCTGTGGCACCGGCTCCTACCAGCCCGTCTGTGCCTTCATCCAGCTGGGAGCCAGGGGGAAG GGTTCCAGGGCTCCCCGCATGCAGTTGATGACCCACTCCTTGGAATCGGGGCGAGGACGATGCCCCTACAGCCCCCACGAGCCCTTCACAGGACTCCTCCTCG GTGGGGAGCTGTATTCAGGCACTTCCAGTGACTTCatgggcagcagtgctgccttcTTCCGGACCTGGGTCCATGGGGCCGAGCAGAGCTACATCCGCACGGAGCAGAACCAGGACCACTGGCTACATG AGCCCACGTTCATTGGTGCCTACGCCATCCCCGATACCTACAACCCCCACGATGATAAAGTCTACATCTTCTTCCGTGAGACTGCCATGGAAGCTGGGCAGTGGGAGCGGCGGCACATCCATGCCAGGGTGGCCAGGGTCTGCAAG AATGATGTTGGAGGGAAGCGCAGCCTCATCAACCGCTGGAGCACGTTCCTGAAGGCCCGCCTGGTGTGCTCCATCCCGGGGCCTCAGGGCACTGAGACCCACTTCGACCAACTGG AGGATATTTTCCTCCTGCACACCCGGGATCCCCAGAACCCCCTTGTCTTTGGGCTCTTCACGGTCTCCAG CGGTGTCTTCAGTGGCTCTGCCGTCTGCATCTACTCCATGGCTGCCGTGAGAGCTGCCTTCAGCGGCCCCTTCGCACACAAGGAGGGCTTCGACTACCGCTGGGTAGAATACAAGGGGCGTGTTCCCTACCCCCGCCCCGGCACG TGCCCCAGTGAGACGTACGACCCCCTCCTGCAGTCCACCAAGGACTTCCCCGACGAGCTGATCAGCTTCATGCGCAGCCACCAGCTGATGTGGGAGCCCGTGTACCCGCAGGGCCGGCAGCCCGTGCTGGTCCGGGTCAATGTGCCCTACCGGCTGCGGCGGCTGCTGGTGCACCGGCTGGACACGGAGAGCCGGGACTACGACGTGCTCTTCCTCGGCACAG ATGACGGCAAAATCCTGAAGGTGGCCCTGGCCGGAGGAGTGAGCCGTGGCCCCGAGGTGATCAGCCTGGAGGAGATCAGCGTCACTAAG GTACCTTCTCCCATCCTGGACATGAAGTTATCACCAAAGCGG caggagctgtttgTGAGCAGCACCCAcgggctgctccagctctccctgtACCGCTGCGAGCTCTACGGCAGAACCTGCACCGACTGCTGCCTGGCCAGGGATCCCTACTGCACCTGGGACAGCAAGAGCTGCGCCCCACAGCTGCTCACCGAGAAGAA GCGTGCCCGCTGCCAGGACGTGCTGGAGGCTGATCCCCTCAGCCAGTGCCAGGACACGGCAGAGG GGACCGCTGTGGCGGAGaaggtggtttttggggtggagAAGAACTCGACCTTCCTCGAGTGCGTGGCGCGCTCCCCGCAGATCACGGTGCGGTGGCTGGTGCGGCGCGGCGAGGAGACAGCCCCGAGCGAG GTCAGGAACAACGGGCATTTCTTGGTGCTGGAGCAAGGGCTGCTGATCCGCCAGCTGGCGAGGGAGGACATGGGCACCTACGAGTGCCAGGCGGTGGAGCGCTCCTTCTCCCGGCCCCTCACCCGGTACACCCTCCGCGTCGTCGGGCACGAGGCCACGGAGCTGCCACCGCACAAACGGAGCAAGGGGGTTGAGCCGGGAGGGACCCATCAGAGCCCCCGGCCCCGGACTGACCTGCACCCGGGCTCCAAGGGCTTCCCGCGGGCCCTGGGGGCACCGGGCACCAGCCTGGACGCCTACTGCAATGCCCTGCGGCTGCAGGAACGCCAGCGGCAGCGAGCCTGGCACAAGTGGCAGCACCCGTCCCCGGACAGCAAGAACGGCCGGGTGCGGAGACACCCGCAGCGCCCGTga